A genomic region of Metopolophium dirhodum isolate CAU chromosome 1, ASM1992520v1, whole genome shotgun sequence contains the following coding sequences:
- the LOC132935643 gene encoding ral guanine nucleotide dissociation stimulator-like 1 isoform X1, which translates to MNFDAETSQPTWKLWGEEREEGAVYTIYLKKVRYQNPTKTLLLESDDERSHLEWETIRVKFIKAGTIEKLVNSLASDDGELESTFVNIFLATYRTFASPHHVLSLLIERYEYLVNNKEALSESMIDPHKKTVVSALHVWLDSYPEDFRDPPLHTCLRCLHSFTFTYLPKTELHIKATYRLERFLKECKQLDTTTFISDDYDLVIANSPHSPYNFPNIAERHFAEQLTRMDRDVLRSMVAHQCLGAVWSKNKRAGSAPTVLATIDQFNAVSLRVISTVILAINSDRPHVIETWIDIAQELRVLKNFSSLKAIISGLQSNSVFRLKKTWHSVPRDKVELFQELARIFSEDNNQWAQRKLLIREGTAKFADTFGHNDRHLQKIIQKQQSTMSKLNIGTIPYLGTFLTDLTMIDAATPDLLPDGLINFDKKRKEFEVLAQIKLLQGAANSYNIIEDSVFDQWFHSILVLDDREAFRISCQIEPSDNIPSSCANSIIGTGKKQKYINYEHKKNDSISSNCSSKSLYGLSDDGLHSPNNSLDKQDSLLDLSSSSSSYSLQSFDMSLNGSNNTNILAKNSVNNSTFNTSSDFYIIRITVDADNVETDGVVLYKSIMLSNNERTPQVIRNAMLKFCIDDDPENYTLSQVLPDKEMILPMTANVYYAVNTEYDLNFLLRKKTWKNSTIPKK; encoded by the exons ATGAATTTTGATGCCGAAACCTCG CAGCCAACATGGAAATTATGGGGTGAAGAAAGAGAAGAAGGTGCTGtctacacaatttatttaaaaaaagtgcgGTACCAAAATCCTACAAAAACATTACTGTTG GAATCTGATGATGAACGATCGCATTTAGAATGGGAGACAATCAGAGTAAAGTTCATTAAAGCTGGAACAATAGAGAAATTGGTTAATAGCTTAGCATCAGATGACGGTGAATTAGAATCCACATTTGTGAATATATTTCTTGCCACCTATAGAACTTTTGCATCACCTCATCATGTTTTGTCATTATTAATTGaaag ATATGAGTATTTGGTAAACAACAAAGAAGCCTTATCAGAATCAATGATCGATCcacataaaaa GACTGTTGTATCTGCATTACATGTTTGGTTGGATTCATATCCTGAAGACTTTCGTGATCCACCTTTACACACTTGTTTACGATGTTTACATTCCTTTACTTTTACATATTTGCCAAAAACTGAACTTCACATAAAAGCAACGTATAGACTTGAACGATTCCTTAAAGAATGTAAACAATTAG ACACTACTACATTTATTAGTGATGATTATGACTTAGTTATTGCCAATTCTCCACATTCTCCTTACAATTTTCCTAACATAGCGGAAAGGCATTTTGCTGAGCAGTTAACACGAATGGACcgt gatGTCTTAAGAAGTATGGTTGCTCATCAATGTTTAGGTGCAGTTTGGTCCAAGAATAAAAGAGCAGGATCTGCACCTACAGTCCTCGCTACAATTGATCAATTCAACGCTGTGTCACTAAGAGTTATCAGTACTGTGATATTGGCAATCAATTCAGATAGACCACATGTTATTGAAACTTGGATTGACATTGCTCAA GAATTAAGAGTGCTTAAGAATTTTTCCTCATTAAAAGCAATTATATCTGGCTTACAATCCAATTCAGTATTTAGATTAAAGAAAACATGGCATTCGGTTCCTCGAGATAAG GTGGAATTGTTTCAAGAACTTGCACGGATATTTAGTGAAGATAATAATCAATGGGCGCaacgaaaattattaataagagAAGGTACAGCAAAATTTGCCGATACATTTGGACACAATGATAgacatttacaaaaaattattcaaaagcaGCAAAGTACAATGAGT aagttAAACATTGGAACTATACCGTACTTAGGGACATTTCTAACTGATTTGACCATGATTGATGCTGCAACTCCCGATCTCTTGCCTGATGgtctaattaattttgataaaaaaagaaaagagtTTGAAGTATTAGCTcaa ATTAAGCTTCTTCAAGGGGCAGCAAATTCATATAACATAATTGAGGATTCAGTATTTGATCAATGGTTTCATTCCATATTAGTTTTGGATGATAGAGAAGCGTTCAGAATTTCTTGTCAAATAGAACCATCAGATAATATACCATCATCGTGTGCGAATTCAATAATAGGAACTGGAAAGAAACAaaagtatattaa TTATGAACATAAAAAGAATGATTCGATTTCAAGTAATTGTAGCAGCAAAAGCTTGTATGGATTATCTGATGATGGTTTGCACTCACCAAATAACTCTTTAGATAAacag GATTCATTGCTAGACCTATCTTCTTCATCAAGTAGCTATTCTTTGCAATCTTTTGACATGTCACTAAATGGAAGCaataacactaatattttaGCTAAAAATAGTGTCAATAACTCAACATTTAACACTTCgtctgatttttatattattcgaatAACGGTTGATGCTGATAATGTGGAGACTGATG gagTTGTATTATACAAAAGTATTATGTTGAGTAACAATGAACGTACACCACAAGTTATTAGAAATGCTATGCTGAAATTTTGTATTGATGATGACCCAGAAAACTACACCCTATCTCAAGTTTTACCTGATAAAG aaATGATTTTACCAATGACAGCTAATGTGTATTATGCAGTAAATACAGAATATGATTTGAACTTTTTGCTACGTAAAAAAACATGGAAAAACAGCACAATTccgaaaaaatga
- the LOC132935643 gene encoding ral guanine nucleotide dissociation stimulator-like 1 isoform X2, translated as MNFDAETSPTWKLWGEEREEGAVYTIYLKKVRYQNPTKTLLLESDDERSHLEWETIRVKFIKAGTIEKLVNSLASDDGELESTFVNIFLATYRTFASPHHVLSLLIERYEYLVNNKEALSESMIDPHKKTVVSALHVWLDSYPEDFRDPPLHTCLRCLHSFTFTYLPKTELHIKATYRLERFLKECKQLDTTTFISDDYDLVIANSPHSPYNFPNIAERHFAEQLTRMDRDVLRSMVAHQCLGAVWSKNKRAGSAPTVLATIDQFNAVSLRVISTVILAINSDRPHVIETWIDIAQELRVLKNFSSLKAIISGLQSNSVFRLKKTWHSVPRDKVELFQELARIFSEDNNQWAQRKLLIREGTAKFADTFGHNDRHLQKIIQKQQSTMSKLNIGTIPYLGTFLTDLTMIDAATPDLLPDGLINFDKKRKEFEVLAQIKLLQGAANSYNIIEDSVFDQWFHSILVLDDREAFRISCQIEPSDNIPSSCANSIIGTGKKQKYINYEHKKNDSISSNCSSKSLYGLSDDGLHSPNNSLDKQDSLLDLSSSSSSYSLQSFDMSLNGSNNTNILAKNSVNNSTFNTSSDFYIIRITVDADNVETDGVVLYKSIMLSNNERTPQVIRNAMLKFCIDDDPENYTLSQVLPDKEMILPMTANVYYAVNTEYDLNFLLRKKTWKNSTIPKK; from the exons ATGAATTTTGATGCCGAAACCTCG CCAACATGGAAATTATGGGGTGAAGAAAGAGAAGAAGGTGCTGtctacacaatttatttaaaaaaagtgcgGTACCAAAATCCTACAAAAACATTACTGTTG GAATCTGATGATGAACGATCGCATTTAGAATGGGAGACAATCAGAGTAAAGTTCATTAAAGCTGGAACAATAGAGAAATTGGTTAATAGCTTAGCATCAGATGACGGTGAATTAGAATCCACATTTGTGAATATATTTCTTGCCACCTATAGAACTTTTGCATCACCTCATCATGTTTTGTCATTATTAATTGaaag ATATGAGTATTTGGTAAACAACAAAGAAGCCTTATCAGAATCAATGATCGATCcacataaaaa GACTGTTGTATCTGCATTACATGTTTGGTTGGATTCATATCCTGAAGACTTTCGTGATCCACCTTTACACACTTGTTTACGATGTTTACATTCCTTTACTTTTACATATTTGCCAAAAACTGAACTTCACATAAAAGCAACGTATAGACTTGAACGATTCCTTAAAGAATGTAAACAATTAG ACACTACTACATTTATTAGTGATGATTATGACTTAGTTATTGCCAATTCTCCACATTCTCCTTACAATTTTCCTAACATAGCGGAAAGGCATTTTGCTGAGCAGTTAACACGAATGGACcgt gatGTCTTAAGAAGTATGGTTGCTCATCAATGTTTAGGTGCAGTTTGGTCCAAGAATAAAAGAGCAGGATCTGCACCTACAGTCCTCGCTACAATTGATCAATTCAACGCTGTGTCACTAAGAGTTATCAGTACTGTGATATTGGCAATCAATTCAGATAGACCACATGTTATTGAAACTTGGATTGACATTGCTCAA GAATTAAGAGTGCTTAAGAATTTTTCCTCATTAAAAGCAATTATATCTGGCTTACAATCCAATTCAGTATTTAGATTAAAGAAAACATGGCATTCGGTTCCTCGAGATAAG GTGGAATTGTTTCAAGAACTTGCACGGATATTTAGTGAAGATAATAATCAATGGGCGCaacgaaaattattaataagagAAGGTACAGCAAAATTTGCCGATACATTTGGACACAATGATAgacatttacaaaaaattattcaaaagcaGCAAAGTACAATGAGT aagttAAACATTGGAACTATACCGTACTTAGGGACATTTCTAACTGATTTGACCATGATTGATGCTGCAACTCCCGATCTCTTGCCTGATGgtctaattaattttgataaaaaaagaaaagagtTTGAAGTATTAGCTcaa ATTAAGCTTCTTCAAGGGGCAGCAAATTCATATAACATAATTGAGGATTCAGTATTTGATCAATGGTTTCATTCCATATTAGTTTTGGATGATAGAGAAGCGTTCAGAATTTCTTGTCAAATAGAACCATCAGATAATATACCATCATCGTGTGCGAATTCAATAATAGGAACTGGAAAGAAACAaaagtatattaa TTATGAACATAAAAAGAATGATTCGATTTCAAGTAATTGTAGCAGCAAAAGCTTGTATGGATTATCTGATGATGGTTTGCACTCACCAAATAACTCTTTAGATAAacag GATTCATTGCTAGACCTATCTTCTTCATCAAGTAGCTATTCTTTGCAATCTTTTGACATGTCACTAAATGGAAGCaataacactaatattttaGCTAAAAATAGTGTCAATAACTCAACATTTAACACTTCgtctgatttttatattattcgaatAACGGTTGATGCTGATAATGTGGAGACTGATG gagTTGTATTATACAAAAGTATTATGTTGAGTAACAATGAACGTACACCACAAGTTATTAGAAATGCTATGCTGAAATTTTGTATTGATGATGACCCAGAAAACTACACCCTATCTCAAGTTTTACCTGATAAAG aaATGATTTTACCAATGACAGCTAATGTGTATTATGCAGTAAATACAGAATATGATTTGAACTTTTTGCTACGTAAAAAAACATGGAAAAACAGCACAATTccgaaaaaatga
- the LOC132935643 gene encoding ral guanine nucleotide dissociation stimulator-like 1 isoform X3, with the protein MNFDAETSQPTWKLWGEEREEGAVYTIYLKKVRYQNPTKTLLLESDDERSHLEWETIRVKFIKAGTIEKLVNSLASDDGELESTFVNIFLATYRTFASPHHVLSLLIERYEYLVNNKEALSESMIDPHKKTVVSALHVWLDSYPEDFRDPPLHTCLRCLHSFTFTYLPKTELHIKATYRLERFLKECKQLDTTTFISDDYDLVIANSPHSPYNFPNIAERHFAEQLTRMDRDVLRSMVAHQCLGAVWSKNKRAGSAPTVLATIDQFNAVSLRVISTVILAINSDRPHVIETWIDIAQELRVLKNFSSLKAIISGLQSNSVFRLKKTWHSVPRDKVELFQELARIFSEDNNQWAQRKLLIREGTAKFADTFGHNDRHLQKIIQKQQSTMSKLNIGTIPYLGTFLTDLTMIDAATPDLLPDGLINFDKKRKEFEVLAQIKLLQGAANSYNIIEDSVFDQWFHSILVLDDREAFRISCQIEPSDNIPSSCANSIIGTGKKQNYEHKKNDSISSNCSSKSLYGLSDDGLHSPNNSLDKQDSLLDLSSSSSSYSLQSFDMSLNGSNNTNILAKNSVNNSTFNTSSDFYIIRITVDADNVETDGVVLYKSIMLSNNERTPQVIRNAMLKFCIDDDPENYTLSQVLPDKEMILPMTANVYYAVNTEYDLNFLLRKKTWKNSTIPKK; encoded by the exons ATGAATTTTGATGCCGAAACCTCG CAGCCAACATGGAAATTATGGGGTGAAGAAAGAGAAGAAGGTGCTGtctacacaatttatttaaaaaaagtgcgGTACCAAAATCCTACAAAAACATTACTGTTG GAATCTGATGATGAACGATCGCATTTAGAATGGGAGACAATCAGAGTAAAGTTCATTAAAGCTGGAACAATAGAGAAATTGGTTAATAGCTTAGCATCAGATGACGGTGAATTAGAATCCACATTTGTGAATATATTTCTTGCCACCTATAGAACTTTTGCATCACCTCATCATGTTTTGTCATTATTAATTGaaag ATATGAGTATTTGGTAAACAACAAAGAAGCCTTATCAGAATCAATGATCGATCcacataaaaa GACTGTTGTATCTGCATTACATGTTTGGTTGGATTCATATCCTGAAGACTTTCGTGATCCACCTTTACACACTTGTTTACGATGTTTACATTCCTTTACTTTTACATATTTGCCAAAAACTGAACTTCACATAAAAGCAACGTATAGACTTGAACGATTCCTTAAAGAATGTAAACAATTAG ACACTACTACATTTATTAGTGATGATTATGACTTAGTTATTGCCAATTCTCCACATTCTCCTTACAATTTTCCTAACATAGCGGAAAGGCATTTTGCTGAGCAGTTAACACGAATGGACcgt gatGTCTTAAGAAGTATGGTTGCTCATCAATGTTTAGGTGCAGTTTGGTCCAAGAATAAAAGAGCAGGATCTGCACCTACAGTCCTCGCTACAATTGATCAATTCAACGCTGTGTCACTAAGAGTTATCAGTACTGTGATATTGGCAATCAATTCAGATAGACCACATGTTATTGAAACTTGGATTGACATTGCTCAA GAATTAAGAGTGCTTAAGAATTTTTCCTCATTAAAAGCAATTATATCTGGCTTACAATCCAATTCAGTATTTAGATTAAAGAAAACATGGCATTCGGTTCCTCGAGATAAG GTGGAATTGTTTCAAGAACTTGCACGGATATTTAGTGAAGATAATAATCAATGGGCGCaacgaaaattattaataagagAAGGTACAGCAAAATTTGCCGATACATTTGGACACAATGATAgacatttacaaaaaattattcaaaagcaGCAAAGTACAATGAGT aagttAAACATTGGAACTATACCGTACTTAGGGACATTTCTAACTGATTTGACCATGATTGATGCTGCAACTCCCGATCTCTTGCCTGATGgtctaattaattttgataaaaaaagaaaagagtTTGAAGTATTAGCTcaa ATTAAGCTTCTTCAAGGGGCAGCAAATTCATATAACATAATTGAGGATTCAGTATTTGATCAATGGTTTCATTCCATATTAGTTTTGGATGATAGAGAAGCGTTCAGAATTTCTTGTCAAATAGAACCATCAGATAATATACCATCATCGTGTGCGAATTCAATAATAGGAACTGGAAAGAAACAaaa TTATGAACATAAAAAGAATGATTCGATTTCAAGTAATTGTAGCAGCAAAAGCTTGTATGGATTATCTGATGATGGTTTGCACTCACCAAATAACTCTTTAGATAAacag GATTCATTGCTAGACCTATCTTCTTCATCAAGTAGCTATTCTTTGCAATCTTTTGACATGTCACTAAATGGAAGCaataacactaatattttaGCTAAAAATAGTGTCAATAACTCAACATTTAACACTTCgtctgatttttatattattcgaatAACGGTTGATGCTGATAATGTGGAGACTGATG gagTTGTATTATACAAAAGTATTATGTTGAGTAACAATGAACGTACACCACAAGTTATTAGAAATGCTATGCTGAAATTTTGTATTGATGATGACCCAGAAAACTACACCCTATCTCAAGTTTTACCTGATAAAG aaATGATTTTACCAATGACAGCTAATGTGTATTATGCAGTAAATACAGAATATGATTTGAACTTTTTGCTACGTAAAAAAACATGGAAAAACAGCACAATTccgaaaaaatga